One segment of Purpureocillium takamizusanense chromosome 7, complete sequence DNA contains the following:
- a CDS encoding uncharacterized protein (COG:M~EggNog:ENOG503P3V8~TransMembrane:2 (i31-53o117-141i)), whose protein sequence is MPADLEHSSSSEAESLLGRGQRRMKRFFDGFVDFAFQGNILQIAFGLILANIFTDLVKSFVSAILMPPLSVIFPVNKNIEQKFAVLRYGSGYNATTGYNTLFQAQEDGAVVMAYGSFIYQVVSFIMVGFSLYGLAHIYTLVSNDPIIKYTKKCKYCRKRINEKCLRCINCTSWQDGREDRLAT, encoded by the exons ATGCCCGCCGACCTGGAACACAGCTCATCCAGCGAGGCCGAGTCGTtgctcggccgcggccagcgccgcatgaagcgcttcttcgacggcttcgtcgacttTGCCTTTCAGGGCAACATTTTGCAGATTGCCTTTGGCTTGAT TCTCGCCAACATCTTCACCGACCTCGTCAAGTCCTTTGTCAGCGCCATCCTCATGCCCCCGCTCTCCGTCATCTTCCCCGTCAACAAGAACATTGAGCAAAAGTTCGCCGTGCTGCGGTACGGCAGCGGGTACAATGCCACCACGGGGTACAACACGCTGTTCCAGGCGcaggaggacggcgccgtcgtcatggcctACGG GTCCTTCATCTACCAGGTCGTCTCCTTCATCATGGTCGGCTTCTCGCTCTACGGCCTCGCCCACATCTACACCCTCGTGTCCAACGACCCCATCATCAAGTACACCAAGAAGTGCAAGTACTGTCGCAAGCGCATAAACGAAAAG TGTCTGCGATGCATCAACTGCACCAGCTGGCAAGACGGACGCGAGGATCGCCTCGCCACGTAA
- a CDS encoding uncharacterized protein (TransMembrane:1 (o6-26i)), whose amino-acid sequence MDRLVNAGNILVGVSASVLVYGVLVLHALPSRRGAFVATDEWIRRAVRRTDASHWDRLAMAEMCC is encoded by the coding sequence ATGGACCGCCTCGTCAACGCGGGCAACATCCTGGTCGgggtgtcggcgtcggtgctCGTGTACGGCGTCCTCGTGCTGCACGCGCTGCCgtctcggcgcggcgccttcgTGGCGACGGACGAGTGGATCCGGCGCGCGGTGCGGAGGACGGACGCGAGCCACTGGGACaggctggcgatggcggagATGTGCTGCTGA
- a CDS encoding uncharacterized protein (SECRETED:SignalP(1-21~SECRETED:cutsite=ALA-AD~SECRETED:prob=0.8124)~COG:S~EggNog:ENOG503P7K8) has translation MARSLAALLAATTALAGAALAADSGSSSTTTVVPVLFPLFDKQDLVGSVVDAEPKLTTFAVACAPGVKPEDCGFPGTFTVLQGPETWSLSFGVSMSLGDSSTVAAQDANCKLDAAKDVATCVATESQLDGETTMQTSTSEVLTGYKSLMIPVTVTAGLDKLSAPAPGATQTDAQAKPTTGASSTGASTGASASVSATASGSGAAAKSSSASSTTTTNAAGPAVTQNAVLAGVAAVVGGAMMM, from the exons atggcccgctccctcgccgccctcctcgccgcgacgaccgccctcgccggcgccgccctcgccgccgacagcggcagcagcagcaccacgacCGTGGTCCCCGTCCTGTTCCCCCTGTTCGACAAgcaggacctcgtcggctccgtcgtcgacgccgagcccaaGCTCACCACCTTTgccgtcgcctgcgcccCCGGCGTCAAGCCCGAGGACTGCGGCTTCCCCGGCACCTTTACCGTCCTGCAGGGGCCCGAGACCTGGTCGCTGAGCTTCGGCGTGTCCATGTCCCTGGGCGATAGCTCGACCGTCGC AGCCCAGGACGCCAACtgcaagctcgacgccgccaaggacgtcGCCACGTGCGTCGCCACCGAGTCCCAGCTGGACGGCGAGACCACGATGCAGACCAGCACGAGCGAGGTCCTCACCGGCTACAAGTCGCTCATGATccccgtcaccgtcaccgccggcctcgacaagctctCGGCTCCCGCCCCCGGCGCCACGCAGACCGACGCCCAGGCCAAGCCCACCACCGGTGCCAGCAGCACTGGCGCGTCCACCGGCGCGTCCGCGTCCGTGTCCGCGACTgcctccggctccggcgccgcggcaaaGTCTTcctcagcgtcgtcgacgacgacaacgaatGCGGCCGGCCCTGCGGTGACGCAGAATGCGGTCCTGGCGGgtgtcgcggcggtggttggtggtgctATGATGATGTAG
- a CDS encoding uncharacterized protein (EggNog:ENOG503PG4U), with protein sequence MPAPGLRSSLAACLLALSLRCSPCRATPSQTAPTPTITTAPVFIPDYPSQSWSLFRGSVLSTTASETTYTIFCPTDTPAACDISLEFPFIIVEGQSTLKFHGTLTSTYIADLACNMNGTTAATCSGYSSYASGYTNGHHTGPTEVSWTSTLSGSHVQWGVLTLTDKPTTTDNSLNVTPTDITVPTVASSVLYGPNITSTSAGGSTVVDRCLLSVAVGAALLVAAVSG encoded by the exons ATGCCCGCGCCTGGCCTCCGatcgtcgctggcggcctGCCTCCTCGCGCTGTCTCTCCGATGCAGTCCGTGTCGCGCGACCCCCAGCCAGACGGCTCCGACGCCCACCATAACCACCGCGCCCGTCTTCATCCCCGACTACCCCAGCCAGTCATGGTCGCTCTTCCGCGGGAGCGTCCTCTCCACG ACGGCCAGCGAGACGACGTATACAATCTTCTGCCCGACagacacgcccgccgcgtgcgACATCTCCCTCGAGTTCcccttcatcatcgtcgagggccagAGCACGCTCAAGTTCCACGGGACCTTGACCTCCACCTA CATTGCCGACCTCGCGTGCAACATGAACGgaacgacggccgccacctgCTCGGGCTACTCGAGCTACGCCTCGGGCTACACCAACGGGCACCACACCGGCCCTACCGAGGTTTCGTGGACCTCGACGCTGTCCGGCTCCCACGTTCAGTGGGGCGTGCTCACGCTGACCGacaagccgacgacgacggacaaCAGCCTCAACGTCACACCGACTGACATCACCGTACCCACCGTGGCCTCTTCGGTGCTCTACGGTCCCAACATCACAAGTACAAGCGCTGGCGGAAGCACAGTAGTCGATAGATGCCTGTTGAgcgtggccgtgggcgccgccctACTTGTCGCGGCTGTCTCTGGCTAG
- a CDS encoding uncharacterized protein (SECRETED:SignalP(1-26~SECRETED:cutsite=CRA-TP~SECRETED:prob=0.7234)~EggNog:ENOG503PG4U) encodes MQSVSRDPQPDGSDAHHNHRARLHPRLPQPVMVALPRERPLHGAPTPPMPIPDPWRPGPTRGHPAETDNRACVLQNQTASETTYTIFCPTDTPAACDISLEFPFIIVEGQSTLKFHGTLTSTYIADLACNMNGTTAATCSGYSSYASGYTNGHHTGPTEVSWTSTLSGSHVQWGVLTLTDKPTTTDNSLNVTPTDITVPTVASSVLYGPNITSTSAGGSTVVDRCLLSVAVGAALLVAAVSG; translated from the exons ATGCAGTCCGTGTCGCGCGACCCCCAGCCAGACGGCTCCGACGCCCACCATAACCACCGCGCCCGTCTTCATCCCCGACTACCCCAGCCAGTCATGGTCGCTCTTCCGCGGGAGCGTCCTCTCCACGGTGCGCCCACCCCCCCAATGCCGATCCCTGATCCCTGGCGCCCTGGCCCTACGCGGGGACACCCGGCCGAGACTGACAACCGAGCGTGTGTGTTGCAGAACCAGACGGCCAGCGAGACGACGTATACAATCTTCTGCCCGACagacacgcccgccgcgtgcgACATCTCCCTCGAGTTCcccttcatcatcgtcgagggccagAGCACGCTCAAGTTCCACGGGACCTTGACCTCCACCTA CATTGCCGACCTCGCGTGCAACATGAACGgaacgacggccgccacctgCTCGGGCTACTCGAGCTACGCCTCGGGCTACACCAACGGGCACCACACCGGCCCTACCGAGGTTTCGTGGACCTCGACGCTGTCCGGCTCCCACGTTCAGTGGGGCGTGCTCACGCTGACCGacaagccgacgacgacggacaaCAGCCTCAACGTCACACCGACTGACATCACCGTACCCACCGTGGCCTCTTCGGTGCTCTACGGTCCCAACATCACAAGTACAAGCGCTGGCGGAAGCACAGTAGTCGATAGATGCCTGTTGAgcgtggccgtgggcgccgccctACTTGTCGCGGCTGTCTCTGGCTAG
- a CDS encoding Beta-1,4-mannosyl-glycoprotein 4-beta-N-acetylglucosaminyltransferase (CAZy:GT17~COG:G~TransMembrane:1 (i7-27o)~EggNog:ENOG503NUGT), with product MACKSRARLILGVGVFSLIWWVFFLPVPHSGGFHEITSAPLPPLDFLKATTDRDQRHAEYYTSKVAREFCAAHGFSVFKPRRVSGERKVYDLVMVNSELDFLEIRLNTIYDHVDYFIIVESPKTFQGEDKPLIIKENWGKFRRYHDKMIYHELQFPTTFNPHRAWDYEDLQRDAMYEQVMLGLKGQRFPVQGDVIVVADVDEIPRPQALLVLRSCNYHRRLTLASKFYYYSFQFLHTGPEWQHPQATYYEGSRTLKPTNLRNGDGGFAPFRGREKGVLNNAGWHCSSCFATIEQFLNKMASFSHGWMNAEPYRDKDRIAAAVREGRDVWERQQDTFTRLDENKDMPPLVLEEPKRFGYMTNRDGPSAGFTDYLQPDK from the coding sequence ATGGCATGTAAATCGCGTGCTAGACTTATCCTTGGCGTAGGAGTCTTCTCTTTGATCTGGTGGGTGTTCTTCCTGCCCGTGCCGCATAGTGGCGGCTTCCATGAAATCACGagcgcgccgctcccgccgctaGACTTTTTAAAGGCGACCACGGATCGCGACCAGAGACATGCAGAGTACTACACCTCCAAGGTGGCGCGTGAGTTTTGCGCCGCGCATGGGTTCTCGGTTTTCAAGCCGCGCAGAGTTTCCGGTGAGCGCAAAGTATACGACCTCGTCATGGTGAATTCGGAACTGGACTTTCTCGAGATTCGGCTCAACACGATATACGACCATGTCGACTATTTTATCATTGTGGAGTCGCCGAAGACATTCCAGGGCGAGGACAAGCCCCTTATCATCAAGGAAAACTGGGGCAAGTTCCGTCGCTACCATGATAAGATGATTTATCATGAGTTACAGTTTCCAACCACGTTCAACCCGCATCGTGCGTGGGACTATGAAGACTTGCAGCGGGACGCCATGTACGAGCAGGTTATGCTTGGATTGAAGGGGCAAAGGTTTCCGGTTCAAGGGGACGTCATTGTGGTtgccgacgttgacgagaTCCCCCGTCCGCAAGCGCTACTCGTGCTACGCTCTTGCAACTACCACCGACGCCTCACGCTCGCTTCTAAattctactactactccttTCAGTTCCTACACACTGGACCGGAATGGCAGCACCCGCAAGCAACGTACTACGAAGGATCACGCACCCTCAAGCCCACCAACCTGCGCAATGGGGATGGCGGGTTTGCCCCATTCCGCGGCCGAGAAAAGGGCGTGTTGAATAACGCAGGGTGGCAttgcagcagctgcttcgCGACAATAGAGCAGTTCCTTAACAAGATGGCCAGCTTCTCCCACGGGTGGATGAATGCTGAACCGTATCGAGACAAGGACAggatcgcggcggcggtgagagAAGGGAGAGATGTATGGGAGAGGCAGCAGGACACATTTACCAGGCTTGATGAGAACAAGGACATGCCTCCGctggtgctcgaggagccAAAGCGCTTTGGCTACATGACGAATCGGGATGGACCTTCAGCAGGGTTTACGGACTATCTACAACCGGATAAATAG